The Fusarium falciforme chromosome 4, complete sequence genomic interval CGGAAGAGGAGCTTCAATATTCCGAGCCCACCGATAGAACACGGAGGCTGGGAACAAGTGGAGGGCTTTTGCTAACTGTCGATATCCCTCGTGATGTTGGATCTCATTAAAGCTTCGAAACCTGTAGAAGGGATGATCTGAGACCGATAAATTGCTTCATTGTCTTGTTTGTCTTCAGTGGCAAAGAGCTCTGCAAAACGATTTCCCAATTGGGCCGATGGCTAACGGAGAGCTCGCCGATGACTTGTCCAAAGTCGTGTGATGAGTTCCGTGCCGCAATATCCCTGCAAACACGAGTTTCGAGGGAGGATATTCTTGGAAACAATCCAGATAATCCGTATCCTTCTCATGGGACCGTATTTCGGATTGCAACAGAGCTCATGCTAGGGAGGAGACGTTGGTTCGAATGAAGCCAAGAGTGGGCGAGCTCTCGAGACTTCAAGGGGTTGCAACCTCTCAGGGACTTTTAGTGGAGCTAGTGGAGGATGGAGGGGCACTACAAGGGAGTTTGAGTTGCTGGGCGGTCTCAGGAAGGTGCCGTCGGATGTCGTTCGCTCCTTCTCTGCTCAGTGACTTGTCACCCAATGGAACCTTCGCAGGTACGAAGGGCGGCGGCTaatccagcccagcccaaccAAGGCAGGGGCTCCCCGCCTTGGTCCAACGGCGGGCGTGTTGGCCCTGCTGGGCGCTCCTGCCGCCAGAACCAAACCAGAACCTGAAAAGCAAGCGAATTGTCGCCCACCTCCCGCCCGGCCTGGCCTAACCTCAAAGACTTGGTTGCCATACCTTACGTCACGAGACCTTTTGCTGGCTCCTCCAGCTTGTGAGCCGTGGTTGTCCCTAATCCACCAAACCTCAACTTCCAGAGGCTGCATCGCCAACCTCCCACCATGGCCGAACTCAATCCAGAGCTCCAAgagaagcttgaggagctggacCGTGAGCTTGAGGTTCGTTGGCGCCCCCGGCACTTCCGcattcaccaccaccatgatCCCCTCTACCTCATGCGCTCCTCTACATCATGAGACGTGGCTAGAGTAGGAGATGTTCACATCGCTTGCTTGAGATACTTCTTGATAGAACCTGACTGACTTTACTTGATAGGAGGGAGATATTACACAGAAGGGGTGAGCTCCTCCATATGCACCCCGCGATCGCGTGTGCAGTGACCGCTAACCATATCCTTAGCTACCAGAAGCGACGAACCCAACTATTCTCCAAGTTCCTTggttctcctccacctcaagTCGCTGCTTTGAGCGACTCTCAACCTGGCCTCCGCATACACTCCCCTGACGATTCGGCGCATCCCTCGAGCGATGGCCACCGAGCTGCTGCTTTCGCCGCcctcggcagcggcagcggcccCATCCCCGACAGTCCAGATTCTCCCATGTACCGACCGTCATCAGCCTATGGACCGCCTTCACGCGCTTCGAACCCTCCCGAGCCGCCTCCCGACTCTCTCCTGCGACCAGGGGGCTCGATGGCTGGAGGCCCGACCGGCGCTCATCGcgactctctcttcttctccccctcGCATACCGAACCCCAAACCCGAAGCGGAACCATGATGTCGGGCGACTATGCTTTCAGACCCGAGCAGCAAGGCACATATGTCGATccgcaacagcagcaattccagcaacggcagcagcagtaccaacagcaacagcaacagcaacagcagccttATGATGGCAGAACGACGACACTACTCGACTCTCAAGGCTATTTTTCAGACTTTGCAGGGCAGCAGCACTATGAACAGGGTCAAACGGTCGAGTATGGGGGACCTCAACAACGATATTCCTCGAGCGATGCTTTCTCTCCCACTGCCGCGATGGCCCCTCCGATGTTGACAGCGAACGATCTACCACCCCCGGAAGTCCTCGAGTACCAGCTGCCTTTAGAACCGCGAGAAGTACCGTTCGCGATTCAAGACCCCCACGATGAATCCACGCCTATGTCCAAGTTTGACAACATCGCCGCTGTCCTGAGGCACAGGGGCCGGACAATAGCCAAAAAGCCAGCTTACTGGGTGCTGGACAGCAAAGGCAAGGAGATTGCTTCGATTACGTGGGACAAATTGGCGGCCAGAGCCGAGAAGGTGGCTCAAGTCATCCGAGACAAGAGCTCACTATACCGTGGTGACCGAGTTGCTCTGGTGTACCGAGATTCAGAAGTCATTGATTTTGCGATTGCGCTCTTGGGATGTTTTATCGCGGGTGTGGTGGCTGTCCCCATCAATGATTTGGAGGACTACCAACGTTTGAACACCATCCTTACCTCGACACAAGCGCATCTTGCACTGACTACCGACAACAACCTCAAGACCTTCCAGCGAGACATTACCACGCAAAAGTTGACCTGGCCAAAGGGTGTCGAATGGTGGAAGACGAATGACTTTGGCAGTTATCaccccaagaagaaggatgataTCCCTCCTTTGGTCGTGCCAGACCTGGCCTATATCGAGTTTTCGCGAGCGCCTACAGGAGATCTTAGAGGTGTTGTCCTGAGCCACCGAACAATCATGCATCAGATGGCCTGTTTGAGTGCCATCATTTCTACCATTCCCAGCAATGGACCTGGAGATACCTTCAACCCGTCATTGAGAGACAAGAACGGCCGGCTGATTGGTGGCGGCGCCAGTAGTGAGATTCTGGTCTCCTATCTGGATCCTCGTCAAGGAATTGGCATGATTCTCAGCGTTTTGCTTACCGTGTACGGTGGCCACACCACTGTTTGGTTTGACAACAAGGCCGTTGACGTCCCTGGCCTTTACGCCCACCTCCTTACTAAATACAAGTCGACCATCATGATTGCAGACTATCCGGGTCTGAAACGAGCTGCTTACAACTACCAAGAGCAGCCCATGGTGACTCGAAACTTCAAAAAGGGAATGGAGCCCAACTTTCAAATGATCAAGCTCTGCTTGATTGATACATTGACGGTGGACAGTGGGTTCCACGAAGTGCTGGCAGATCGCTGGCTGAGACCACTGAGGAACCCTCGGGCTCGTGAGGTTGTGGCACCGATGCTTTGTCTGCCGGAACACGGCGGCATGGTAGTTAGTGTTCGTGACTGGCtcggaggagaagagcgCATGGGGTGCCCCTTGAAGCTCGATCTTGGGTCTGACACAGACTCAGAAGAGGGtggagagaaggaagagtcAGAAAAGCCTGCGCCCTTAAACGGCTTTGGAAGTCTcctgggtggtggtggtactACGACTACAGAAGAGGGGGCCAAGAATGAGCTCGGCGAGGTTCTGTTGGATCGTGAGGCGCTTAAGACCAACGAAGTTGTGGTTGTGGCCATTGGTGATGAAGCTCGCAAGAGAGCAGGTGACGACCCAGGATTGGTGCGGGTTGGTGCTTTTGGATACCCCATTCCGGATGCCACCCTTTCTGTGGTTGATCCAGAGTCAGGACTGCTGGCGTCTCCTCACTCTGTGGGCGAGATCTGGGTTGACTCGCCCTCTTTGTCTGGCGGCTTCTGGGCGCAGCCCAAGAACACGGAGCTAATTTTCCATGCTCGCCCCTACAGATTCGATCCCGGCGATCCCACACCCCAACCTGTGGAGCCCGAGTTTCTCAGAACCGGCTTGCTGGGCACCGTCATCGAAGGGAAAATCTTTGTCCTGGGCTTATACGAGGACCGCATTCGGCAAAGAGTCGAGTGGGTTGAGCATGGGCACGAAATAGCCGAGTACCGGTATTTCTTTGTTCAGCACATTGTCGTGAGCATCGTCAAGAATGTTCCCAAGATTTACGACTGTTCAGCCTTTGACGTCTTTGTCAACGATGAACATCTtcccgtcgtcgtccttgagTCGGCGGCAGCCTCGACGGCTCCTTTGACATCTGGCGGGCCACCTCGACAGCCAGACACAGCGCTGCTGGAGTCGCTGGCTGAGAGATGTATGGAGGTTCTTGTGACGGAGCACCATCTCAGGGTGTACTGCGTTATGATCACAGCGCCAAACACGTTACCCAGAGTTGTCAAGAATGGACGGCGAGAAATCGGTAACATGCTCTGTCGCCGAGAGTTCGATCTCGGCAACCTTCCATGCGTGCACGTCAAGTTTGGCGTGGAGCATGCTGTACTCAATCTGCCCATTGGTGTAGACCCCATGGGGGGTATCTGGTCGCCCCTGGCATCGGATTCGCGTGCCGAGTTCTTGTTGCCAGCTGATAAGCAATACTCAGGTGTTGATCGACGAGAGGTCGTCATGGATGACCGGACATCAACCCCCCTGAACAACTTCTCATGCATCTCTGACCTCATTCAATGGCGCGTCGCCCGTCAACCAGAAGAACTCGCGTACTGCACAATCGACGGCAGGGGTCGCGAAGGAAAGGGCGTGACATGGAAGAAGTTTGACACCAAGGTGGCATCCGTCGCCATGTACCTGaagaacaaggtcaaggtgcGGCCAGGCGACCACATGATTCTCATGTACACCCACTCGGAGGAATTCGTCTTTGCCGTTCACGCCTGCATATGTCTGGGCGCAATCGTCATCCCCATCGCGCCTCTCGATGAAGGCCGACTCAACGAAGACATCCCTGCTTTCCTGCACATCGTGGCCGACTACAAAGTCAAGGCTGTGCTTGTAAATGCAGAGGTGGACCACCTGATCAAGATGAAGCCTGTGGCAAGCCATATCAAACAATCTGCCCAGGTTCTGAAGATCTCGATGCCCAGCGTCTTCAACACTACTAAGCCGCCAAAGCAGAGCAATGGCTTGAGAGAGTTGAGACTCACAATAGACCCTGCCTGGATTCGACCGGGATATCCAGTTATTGTGTGGACGTACTGGACTCCAGACCAACGACGCATCGCGGTTCAACTTGGACACGATACCATCATGGGCATGTGCAAGGTCCAGAAGGAAACCTGCCAAATGACAAGCACGAGGCCAGTCCTTGGATGTGTCCGAAGTACAACTGGATTGGGTTTCATTCACACATGTCTCATGGGCATCTACATTGGTACACCAACCTACCTCCTGTCGCCTATTGAGTTCGCTACCAATCCCATGTCCCTCTTTGTTACTCTGTCAAGGTACAAGATCAAGGACACGTACGCGACACCGCAGATGCTTGACCACGCTATGAACTCGATGCATGCTAAGGGATTCACCCTGCATGAGCTCAAGAACATGATGATCACATCTGAGGGTAGACCAAGAGTTGATGTATTCCAGAAGGTCAACCATCACTTTTCTGGGGCTGGATTGGACCCAACCGCCATCAACACCGTTTACTCGCATGTCCTCAACCCCATGATTGCATCAAGATCTTACATGTGTATCGAACCGATCGAGCTCTGGCTCGACACGCAGGCCCTGCGACGTGGCCTGGTTATCCCTGTTGACCCAGAGGCGGACCCCAGGGCCTTGTTGGTTCAAGATAGCGGAATGGTTCCCGTCTCGACCCAgattgccatcatcaaccctgAGAGCCGACTGCACTGTCTTGACGGCGAGTATGGCGAGATCTGGGTCGACTCTGAGGCCTGCGTCAAGTCATTCTATGGTTCCAAGGATGCCTTTGATGCCGAGCGGTTTGACGGACGAGCCGTTGATGGAGATCCGAGCATCCAGTACATTCGAACAGGAGATTTGGGTTTCCTTCACAACGTCAGTCGACCGATTGGCCCCAACGGAGCCCTCGTGGAAATGCAGGTGTTGTTTGTTCTCGGAAACATTGGAGAGACATTCGAGATCAACGGATTGAGCCACTTCCCTATGGATATCGAGAACTCTGTGGAGCGGTGTCACAGAAACATCGTGACCAACGGCTGGTAAGTCCGACTCACTCATACAAAATTGATTGtactaataaagatatagtGCCGTCTTCCAAGCTGGTGGCTTGATTGTGGTGCTCGTCGAGGTCAGCCGCAAGCCCTACTTGGCATCTCTCGTCCCAGTCATTGTCAACGCTATCCTCAATGAACACCAGATCATTGTCGATATCGTAGCTTTCGTCAACAAGGGAGACTTTCCCAAGTCGCGTCTCGGAGAGAAGCAGCGAGGCAAGATCTTGGGCGGCTGGGTCAGTCGAAAGCTTCGCACACTGGCTCAATTCTCCATCCGTGATATGGACGCGGCTGAAGCTGGAGGTGTTGTTGACGGGATGGACCAGGCCAGAGTCTCCATGGTCAGTGTTCGAAGCGGAGGAAATCCTGCCCCTGGCTCTTCCAGTCTGAGGAATGCCGAGCAGGCTCCGCAGATTCCCGAACAGGAGGAATTCGAACAGCCACCTCCTCGTCAGTCATATGTTCCTTCACACAGCAACATCACAGAGACATCAGATGACCACGGGACACCAACGACCTACAAGGACTCGCACGTATACCCTGAGGTGGTGCCACAAGCCCCGGTGTCTCAACccccagctcagctcagccttTCTCCCCAGGCAGAACAAGCCTTTGACGCGCCTGATTTCTCACACTACGGTGCCACTGAACCTGCGCAAGGTCCTCTACCAGCGCCAGGAACAAAGCCTGAAGTGCCACCTGGGGTAGGTCAAGCGCCACCCCAGATCCGACTACCAGGTGTAGATGGGCGAGAAGACATCAGCTTTTGGGGGCAACCAAACAGGGACTCTAACGACGAGGCCGACTGGACGGCGGACGCCATCATGCACATGAACCTTGCGGGCGGCATGAACCCCCGATGAATATAACGGCTATGGAACGACGGTAGGGGCATGCCACGATGGCGGAGTTGGGGCTGGGAACATCTAGACGTGTACATGCCGGATCCATCTGTACTTTGATAGCTTTGAGACGTGTTGGATGTGGTGATGGGACACGGCTGCTACATGTCTAGTTACATTGTTTTGAAGACTATTTCTCCTTTTTGAGGTGTAAGACGAAAAGAATTATGAAGAACTGTGTTACTACCACCAACCCTTCCCATCTAATACGCATGAAGGATGAATCAAGGAAGGGCTGTGAAATGGTCTGGATGGGAAAGGACATGAAACGCTGGAATTCGAAGATGAGTTATTCGCGATTGCCATGTTAATTTAaccaaaacaccaagaaAAACATCATGAATAATAGGCCCAATGAAAATAGGCAAAAAGAGCAAAAAGAGAACCAATCGACGTGGGCCTGATTCGAACAGACGCCTCCGAAGAGAATAGATTTCTAGTCTATCGCATTAGACCACTCTGCCACCACGCCTTGTGATTGGATGATGAAGCGGTTGGATATTTCGGCCTGTGAGTGCTTGCGTTGAAAGGATGTCGATAGTTGATGACCATGATACAATTCTCAATGATAGAATAACGCCGTGAAACACCGAGAAGTAACCCTTGGTTGATGACACTTTTCCGCTTCCGTGATCAGATGAATGTTCTACCTTttttcatcttcatcttcctcatcttctcgctCCGTGGACAACAAGCGCGCCAATATATTCAGCCCCTGACTTGGAATCGACGACAGCCGAGGAGCCAAATTCCAGGATCTCTTCAAAGAGTACAAGACGGCGGGCAAGCTCAACTGGCCAACTTCAACATCCCTCTCCTAatgccaacagcaacaatcAAACATCAATGGAAAAGACACCAGTCTTGCATCTTGAAAACATCCAAGTGGCCTCTCGGATTGTACGTGTTTATTAGGAGAATTCCTTTCATAActacctcttcctcctctttctttcCATGTCAGCGAGGGCTTGCTTCACAatgccctcggcctcggcgatgaCGTCGCCGCCACGCCGCCAAGTGTACAGAGCTACTCCCAGCCCGTCTAACTGCTCGTGTGCCCTCgccaatctcctcctccataaCTCTAATTTCTTGTTGACCGCCTGAGGCCCCAAGGTGGGAGAGCCTCCGGTTGGGGTGTTGCCGTCAGACCGGCTGCCAGATCTGGCAGTGCCAAAGGATGGTGGCCCGTTTGTCGGCGGGGGTAGAGGTTCGTAATCTACATCTAAGTTTGTTGTAGTCTGAGTACGGCGTGGCGGAGGGCGAGGACCCGGCTCCGTGATGTTGGATGGCGTAGCACGCCTTCTTGGGGGAGGTGGAGGGGGACGATCAGCATCGTACGCAGCAGGTCTATTGCGCGGCTGTGCTGGGATCTTAAAGCCGCcactgttgctgctgcccaTACTCTGCTGGGAAGAGTTCTGGATCTGCGATAGCGGGTGTGGTGCCGTGGGCTCTCTGACTTGCACAATGGGCTTCCtaggcggaggaggcgggGGTTGCTCCTCGGAGTTCTGTCGGGAGAGCCCAAGTCCAGCGACTCCCTTGTTCAACTCAGTGATAGACTTGGCGCTTCTAAGGGCTGCAGGCTTGGCTGGTCTAGGCGGTGGAGGCTTACGTCCACCAAGAAGATCGGTTGTGCTGGCAGTCTTGGGGACGCTCGAGTTCCGAATCTGAGCGAGAGCGGCAGAGCGATCCACCGTCGTCTCCCCAGGTTCATCAGAAAAGTCGATCAGGGTTCCCATGGTTGGACCCGCGGATGGCCTCCTTTCTCGGAATGCGCCTGGTACTAGGTTCTGAGATGAAGCATTTCGCGAACCATCGTATGCGCTTGGAGTCCTTGACCGATTAGGATCAAAGCCAGGGTCAAAGAAGGGTGTCTCTTCCGGTGTCGTCACATCTCGGATGAAGACCGCGAGAATACGGCCAGGATTGTTCAGAGCAAGCTCTGTGTAAACCTCCAAATCAGCCTCTCCGCTATCACCTACGAGAATGAAGCTCCTCTCAGGAAAGTCCCTGAGTAGCCGAGTTAGGGTTGATCGCTTTCGTTCAGCCACTGGCTCAAAGATGCCCTGCAGCATACCGCTGTATTGCTTCAAGTGAAGGGATCCTGGAGGCAGTCCGTGGAGCTTGAAGAAGCTAGCCAGGACTGGGAAGAGCTGCCATGGACTGTTTGAGCAGTAATGAATGCTGACGCCAAGCTGGTACATGCGATTATACCATTCCCTCACGCCTTCAACCGAAAGCTCAGACAAGTCGCGTACAAATGTGTTGCGGAAGATCTCCTTGGCGCCCCCTGAGATGTTGGACTTCTTGACAGTGTCGTCAATGTCACTGATCAGGCTGACTCCATAAGGctcgatgagcttgatcTCCTGGGTCGCCGATAGGTCCTCGCTAGCCAGAACTCGAACATGTGTTGGTACAAAGTCTAGCGCAGCGCGGATGATGAAATGCCCTGCATCGTTGGTCATGACAGTTCTTGACTGAGACTTGGTGTCGTTGTAGAAGAAGAGCGTGATGGGGAGAGCAACAGAAGGATTCGTCATGAATGGCGCTATTCGCGCCATGAGATTTGCATTGGCGAGTGCCAGATCCGCTTCGCTCATCTCAGTCGTGGATGTCGAGAAAGTCCTGGCTGGCATCGTTGGACTTGATGGAGCCGAGTCTGGGGACTGATTCCCACTCTTTGAGCGAGGAAAGTAGAAGCTGTCCGTCTCTGGGTCGCTGTTCTCCTGGGGTCTCTCACTGTAGCCTCCGCGATAGGCCACGCGCTTCTCTTGCTGTCCTAGTCGTTCAATGCGCCGCGCCTCATGCTCGATCTTTTCCCGCTCCCGCTGCTCCTCGTGCATCTGATGAGTTCGAGCAGGTCCGGTGTTGAGATTGTAAGACTGATCGGCCCTAGGAGCTGGGATACCGCTGAGCTGCCGTGCCAGGCCAATCAATATTCGATTCCTCCGTGTCATTGGTCCCGTATGAGGAGAGTAGATCCAGCCTCGAacgtcgacgtcgacgatggCATTCTCATCCTCGTTCCTCTCCCATTCTTGCCTCCAGAAGTTCTCGTCTCTGATACTTCCATGTGCAGCTTCTGATTGGTGCATCGCTGTCTCGCCCCAGTCTCGCTTTGTATGTCGTTTCGCGTATGAAGGGAAAAGGACCATCTGATCGTCGCCCTGAACTGTGATGGCGACATCAGGGAAGGCCCCTGGAATGTGTATCCGGCCGTGGTTCTCATATGTCCCGTCCATACCTCGCGCCCTAGTCTGGGCGTATGATTCCTTGATCTCGGTGACCGCTGCCTGGCCGCTCCTGTACAAATTGCCCGCCATGGCGGCCAGCCGTTTCCTTCGGTATCCTCTCTCCCGATCCGGGCTGGTAGCCCGGTCCGAGCCGTAGCCCGTCATACTCCCTCCGATAGGCGGCATTCTGCGTGCCACGAGACCCTTGTGCCGGGTCCTGGCATGCTTGACCGGTCGATG includes:
- a CDS encoding DMAP1-binding domain-containing protein → MAELNPELQEKLEELDRELEEGDITQKGYQKRRTQLFSKFLGSPPPQVAALSDSQPGLRIHSPDDSAHPSSDGHRAAAFAALGSGSGPIPDSPDSPMYRPSSAYGPPSRASNPPEPPPDSLLRPGGSMAGGPTGAHRDSLFFSPSHTEPQTRSGTMMSGDYAFRPEQQGTYVDPQQQQFQQRQQQYQQQQQQQQQPYDGRTTTLLDSQGYFSDFAGQQHYEQGQTVEYGGPQQRYSSSDAFSPTAAMAPPMLTANDLPPPEVLEYQLPLEPREVPFAIQDPHDESTPMSKFDNIAAVLRHRGRTIAKKPAYWVLDSKGKEIASITWDKLAARAEKVAQVIRDKSSLYRGDRVALVYRDSEVIDFAIALLGCFIAGVVAVPINDLEDYQRLNTILTSTQAHLALTTDNNLKTFQRDITTQKLTWPKGVEWWKTNDFGSYHPKKKDDIPPLVVPDLAYIEFSRAPTGDLRGVVLSHRTIMHQMACLSAIISTIPSNGPGDTFNPSLRDKNGRLIGGGASSEILVSYLDPRQGIGMILSVLLTVYGGHTTVWFDNKAVDVPGLYAHLLTKYKSTIMIADYPGLKRAAYNYQEQPMVTRNFKKGMEPNFQMIKLCLIDTLTVDSGFHEVLADRWLRPLRNPRAREVVAPMLCLPEHGGMVVSVRDWLGGEERMGCPLKLDLGSDTDSEEGGEKEESEKPAPLNGFGSLLGGGGTTTTEEGAKNELGEVLLDREALKTNEVVVVAIGDEARKRAGDDPGLVRVGAFGYPIPDATLSVVDPESGLLASPHSVGEIWVDSPSLSGGFWAQPKNTELIFHARPYRFDPGDPTPQPVEPEFLRTGLLGTVIEGKIFVLGLYEDRIRQRVEWVEHGHEIAEYRYFFVQHIVVSIVKNVPKIYDCSAFDVFVNDEHLPVVVLESAAASTAPLTSGGPPRQPDTALLESLAERCMEVLVTEHHLRVYCVMITAPNTLPRVVKNGRREIGNMLCRREFDLGNLPCVHVKFGVEHAVLNLPIGVDPMGGIWSPLASDSRAEFLLPADKQYSGVDRREVVMDDRTSTPLNNFSCISDLIQWRVARQPEELAYCTIDGRGREGKGVTWKKFDTKVASVAMYLKNKVKVRPGDHMILMYTHSEEFVFAVHACICLGAIVIPIAPLDEGRLNEDIPAFLHIVADYKVKAVLVNAEVDHLIKMKPVASHIKQSAQVLKISMPSVFNTTKPPKQSNGLRELRLTIDPAWIRPGYPVIVWTYWTPDQRRIAVQLGHDTIMGMCKVQKETCQMTSTRPVLGCVRSTTGLGFIHTCLMGIYIGTPTYLLSPIEFATNPMSLFVTLSRYKIKDTYATPQMLDHAMNSMHAKGFTLHELKNMMITSEGRPRVDVFQKVNHHFSGAGLDPTAINTVYSHVLNPMIASRSYMCIEPIELWLDTQALRRGLVIPVDPEADPRALLVQDSGMVPVSTQIAIINPESRLHCLDGEYGEIWVDSEACVKSFYGSKDAFDAERFDGRAVDGDPSIQYIRTGDLGFLHNVSRPIGPNGALVEMQVLFVLGNIGETFEINGLSHFPMDIENSVERCHRNIVTNGCAVFQAGGLIVVLVEVSRKPYLASLVPVIVNAILNEHQIIVDIVAFVNKGDFPKSRLGEKQRGKILGGWVSRKLRTLAQFSIRDMDAAEAGGVVDGMDQARVSMVSVRSGGNPAPGSSSLRNAEQAPQIPEQEEFEQPPPRQSYVPSHSNITETSDDHGTPTTYKDSHVYPEVVPQAPVSQPPAQLSLSPQAEQAFDAPDFSHYGATEPAQGPLPAPGTKPEVPPGVGQAPPQIRLPGVDGREDISFWGQPNRDSNDEADWTADAIMHMNLAGGMNPR
- a CDS encoding DUF2183 domain-containing protein, with product MPYPWRRICKFKFDDAENAPVRRRARLRRARRPSHPPSSSSPTVSRTVIGGLVDKVAPFRFFGPYRPHPRHKQSLLRFLFPRAVRERYRERLLNFHLNTLPYLKHNFQSRVYRYIVERQRRRADKSRIVDIVARQGRRLWLGQQAHRPVKHARTRHKGLVARRMPPIGGSMTGYGSDRATSPDRERGYRRKRLAAMAGNLYRSGQAAVTEIKESYAQTRARGMDGTYENHGRIHIPGAFPDVAITVQGDDQMVLFPSYAKRHTKRDWGETAMHQSEAAHGSIRDENFWRQEWERNEDENAIVDVDVRGWIYSPHTGPMTRRNRILIGLARQLSGIPAPRADQSYNLNTGPARTHQMHEEQREREKIEHEARRIERLGQQEKRVAYRGGYSERPQENSDPETDSFYFPRSKSGNQSPDSAPSSPTMPARTFSTSTTEMSEADLALANANLMARIAPFMTNPSVALPITLFFYNDTKSQSRTVMTNDAGHFIIRAALDFVPTHVRVLASEDLSATQEIKLIEPYGVSLISDIDDTVKKSNISGGAKEIFRNTFVRDLSELSVEGVREWYNRMYQLGVSIHYCSNSPWQLFPVLASFFKLHGLPPGSLHLKQYSGMLQGIFEPVAERKRSTLTRLLRDFPERSFILVGDSGEADLEVYTELALNNPGRILAVFIRDVTTPEETPFFDPGFDPNRSRTPSAYDGSRNASSQNLVPGAFRERRPSAGPTMGTLIDFSDEPGETTVDRSAALAQIRNSSVPKTASTTDLLGGRKPPPPRPAKPAALRSAKSITELNKGVAGLGLSRQNSEEQPPPPPPRKPIVQVREPTAPHPLSQIQNSSQQSMGSSNSGGFKIPAQPRNRPAAYDADRPPPPPPRRRATPSNITEPGPRPPPRRTQTTTNLDVDYEPLPPPTNGPPSFGTARSGSRSDGNTPTGGSPTLGPQAVNKKLELWRRRLARAHEQLDGLGVALYTWRRGGDVIAEAEGIVKQALADMERKRRKR